The nucleotide sequence CGGGGACGGTACGAGTGGGGGGCCAATACCGCGTGGAGGATCACGAGGGGCTATTCACCGTCACCCGGGTGCGGGGGATCATGGCCTTTGGGTATTTCACGCCGCCGGGCAACGACCCGACACAAGAAGAACAAGCTTTTCTGGTGGCCCTGCTGCATCCGCCGGGGGACGACCCCGATGAAAAATGACCTTCCTCCGGGAACACATCCGAATCTTTTCGAGCCTGCAAGATGCCCTTCGGGCCGGATTCCGCCCCTGCAGACGATGCCGGCCCGGTCACGAATCCTCCGTCCCGAATACGCCTCCGGACTCGTCTTCTTCCGAGTAGACCGGGATGCCGTGGCGCTCCAACAGAGCAGCCGTCACCCCGCGCCCGGGGCGCATATTTCCCGTAAAGGTGCCGTCATAGATCGCGCCGCATCCGCAGGATGGGCTCCTCTGTTTCAACACGGCGGCCGATGCACCGACCATACGGGCGAAGTGAAGAGCTTCTTCGGCGCCCCGCACGAAGGACTCGGATACGTCCTTGCCCTCTTGGGTCAGTACTTTGGCCCGCCCATCCAACACATCCCCGCCTTCACCGCCGACGATCTGGGCCGGCGGCCTCGGGGTGGGAAGACCGCCGAGCTGCTCCGGGCAGACGGGGATGGCCCGGCCCTGGGCCACCCACTCCTCAATCCACGACAACCCCCGGCTGGAGCCGTCGTATCGACAATGACAACCCGCCAGACACGCCGAGACCAGAATCATTCCGCCAGCGCCCCTTCCAATCGCAGTAAATGGGCTTTCAGATCGGTCCGGGACCCGGCATATCCCACCAAGTCCCCTTTTTTTCCCACCACTCGGTGACACGGGATAAAAATCGGCAAGGGGTTGGCCCGATTGGCTTGGCCCACCGCCCGCACCGCCCGGGGGTTCCCGAGGGCCGCGGCGATCTCCCCGTAACTTCGCACCTCTCCGTAGGGGATCTCGCACAGGGCCGCCCATACCCGCCGGCGAAACGGACTGTCCTCGGGGAGCGACAGGGCCACATCAAAGGCGCGACGGCGCCCGGAAAAATACTCATCGAGCTGGCGGACGGCATCGCGACAGGACTCCGGATCCCGGACGAGGTCGTGAAACTCCCGCTGGATCTCTCCCCAATCCTCCTCGGTCAGCGCCACCCGGCTCACGCCGACCGAATCCATGACCACACGAAGGGTCCCAAGAGGCGTTTCCAGTTCATCATACACGGCCACAGTCCATCCCTCCCCGATCACAGATTTTATCGCTTCACGATCGCCCGGTGGGAATGCCTTCAGCGGTGATAAACAATTCGCGCTCGCATGAAGCTATTATAAACAGGCAAGTCTCAAGTCACAACCGTGACCACCGCGTCCTCAAGCAACAAGGCGGCCCTTTCGAGCCGCGTCCACCTTACACCCGTGTGCGTCTTTGCTCTCAGACCATCCAGTCTTCGTCTAGTCCCTGACCCCACAAACCATGCGCAGGGAATGCCACATATTTCCACCGCTTTCCACCTATGCGGAGAAAGCGCCAACGTCGGTTTCATGAACACGTACAGCGCATGATTGCAACCCGCCGATTTGAGAAACCGGCCGCCGCATCCTCCCCATTTTAATGGAGGAAGCAGCATTGGCTTTTGTGCGGAAAAGCTCAAGCCATTCAACGATCGATGTTGGTGGCTTTATTTACTTATTTGATACAATATGACTATAAGCGGTACCCGTACAGGGCGATGATCTCCGTCGCCTTCAGCGCATATCCGTACGGACGACCATACATATAGGAAAGGAGCATGAGCATGGCTGCGCTGAGCTACAAGGAGTTTATCGAAGAGGTACGGACGCGTATAAGCCGGTTTACGGCGGATGATTTCCGGGACCTGATCTTGCACTGGGCC is from Kyrpidia tusciae DSM 2912 and encodes:
- a CDS encoding methylated-DNA--[protein]-cysteine S-methyltransferase, with the translated sequence MAVYDELETPLGTLRVVMDSVGVSRVALTEEDWGEIQREFHDLVRDPESCRDAVRQLDEYFSGRRRAFDVALSLPEDSPFRRRVWAALCEIPYGEVRSYGEIAAALGNPRAVRAVGQANRANPLPIFIPCHRVVGKKGDLVGYAGSRTDLKAHLLRLEGALAE
- a CDS encoding DUF523 domain-containing protein — encoded protein: MILVSACLAGCHCRYDGSSRGLSWIEEWVAQGRAIPVCPEQLGGLPTPRPPAQIVGGEGGDVLDGRAKVLTQEGKDVSESFVRGAEEALHFARMVGASAAVLKQRSPSCGCGAIYDGTFTGNMRPGRGVTAALLERHGIPVYSEEDESGGVFGTEDS
- a CDS encoding Ada metal-binding domain-containing protein produces the protein MTFLREHIRIFSSLQDALRAGFRPCRRCRPGHESSVPNTPPDSSSSE
- a CDS encoding YfhH family protein — encoded protein: MSQEELLAEMERLQKEAERCREEGRWNEWEVLKRRYDVARSHLVEAGTVRVGGQYRVEDHEGLFTVTRVRGIMAFGYFTPPGNDPTQEEQAFLVALLHPPGDDPDEK